A portion of the Faecalibacterium sp. I3-3-89 genome contains these proteins:
- a CDS encoding ABC transporter permease — translation MLASIFSLNVIQTALELGCIYALVALALFLSYSILNIADLSTDGCFTLGCAVACQVALTGHPFLALLAAMAAGVCSGFVTAFLQTRLGVESIMAGIIVNTGLYTINLAVMGFSSTMSLVKTETVFSIAKRALSFTGGWYKLVLAAAVIALAGAAMVGFLGTRLGLSIRATGDNAAMVRASSINPAFTITVGLCISGALTALSGGLLAQYQKSCDINVGTGMVTIALASLIIGETLVGRRTMVRRVLGVVFGSCLYRFIVAVALRFNVPAAAMKLVSAIIVAVAISMPAIKEKIAFEKRRSAARTRKEGV, via the coding sequence ATGCTGGCGAGTATCTTTTCGCTCAATGTCATCCAGACCGCGCTCGAGCTGGGCTGCATCTACGCCCTCGTTGCGCTGGCCCTGTTTCTGAGCTATTCCATCCTGAATATCGCGGACCTGTCCACCGACGGCTGCTTCACCCTTGGCTGCGCCGTCGCCTGTCAGGTGGCGCTGACCGGCCACCCCTTCCTCGCCTTGCTGGCGGCGATGGCGGCTGGCGTGTGCTCCGGCTTCGTTACGGCTTTTTTGCAGACCCGGCTCGGGGTTGAAAGCATCATGGCCGGCATCATCGTCAACACCGGCCTGTATACGATCAACCTCGCGGTGATGGGCTTCTCCTCCACCATGTCGCTGGTCAAGACCGAGACGGTCTTTTCCATCGCCAAGCGCGCCCTGAGCTTTACGGGCGGCTGGTATAAGCTGGTGCTGGCGGCGGCGGTCATCGCACTGGCCGGGGCTGCGATGGTGGGCTTTCTCGGCACCCGCCTCGGCCTGTCCATCCGCGCCACCGGCGACAATGCCGCGATGGTGCGGGCTTCCAGCATCAACCCGGCCTTTACCATCACGGTGGGCCTGTGCATCTCGGGCGCACTGACCGCCCTGTCCGGCGGTCTGCTGGCCCAGTACCAGAAGAGCTGCGACATCAACGTGGGCACCGGTATGGTGACCATTGCGCTGGCCTCCCTCATCATCGGCGAAACGCTGGTGGGCAGGCGGACGATGGTGCGCCGGGTGCTGGGCGTCGTCTTCGGCAGCTGCCTCTACCGCTTCATCGTGGCGGTGGCCCTCCGCTTCAACGTCCCGGCGGCTGCGATGAAGCTGGTAAGCGCCATCATCGTGGCTGTGGCCATCTCGATGCCTGCGATCAAAGAAAAAATCGCCTTTGAGAAGCGCCGCAGTGCGGCCCGAACCCGGAAGGAGGGTGTGTGA
- a CDS encoding ABC transporter substrate-binding protein, translating to MKTMNMISRRSFLKVAMAAATVSALGLTGCGSSASGTASGTASSAAASSAAASEAGQTFKVGIVNYVDHASLNQIVESVESRLDEVAKEKGVTFDYADYYANAQADQTNLNQIGADLVADGVDVIVAVATPTAATMLAAVEDTDIPVVYSAVTDPAAAGFDTEPNITGTSDALNTDAIMNLILAVNPDIDTIGLLYDLSQDASTQAIADAKAFCDGKGIKYIEKNGTTTAEVQMAAEALIAAGVKAVFTPTDNTVMTAELSIYETFIEAGVQHYTGADSFALNGAFVGYGVDYVQLGEATADMVVELLCDGKTPADLPFQTFDNGIATINTETCEALGLDLDTVKKAFAPYCTEVVEVTTAENFG from the coding sequence ATGAAAACCATGAACATGATCTCCCGCCGCAGTTTTCTGAAGGTGGCAATGGCCGCCGCCACGGTTTCCGCTCTGGGCCTGACCGGCTGCGGCTCTTCGGCCTCGGGTACTGCGTCCGGCACCGCCTCCAGCGCAGCAGCTTCTTCTGCTGCCGCCAGCGAGGCAGGGCAGACCTTTAAGGTCGGCATCGTCAACTATGTGGACCACGCCTCCCTGAACCAGATCGTCGAGTCGGTGGAGAGCCGTCTGGACGAGGTGGCCAAGGAGAAGGGCGTCACCTTCGACTACGCCGACTATTACGCCAACGCACAGGCCGACCAGACCAACCTGAACCAGATCGGCGCCGACCTCGTGGCCGATGGGGTAGACGTCATCGTGGCTGTGGCCACTCCCACCGCCGCCACCATGCTGGCTGCAGTGGAGGACACCGACATCCCCGTGGTCTACTCTGCCGTTACCGACCCCGCCGCCGCCGGCTTCGACACCGAGCCGAACATCACCGGCACCTCCGACGCCCTGAATACGGACGCCATCATGAACCTCATTCTGGCCGTCAACCCCGACATCGACACCATCGGCCTGCTGTACGACCTGAGTCAGGATGCCTCCACCCAGGCCATCGCCGACGCCAAGGCCTTCTGCGACGGCAAGGGCATCAAGTACATCGAAAAGAACGGCACCACCACCGCCGAGGTGCAGATGGCCGCCGAGGCCCTCATCGCTGCCGGTGTCAAGGCCGTCTTTACCCCCACCGACAATACCGTCATGACCGCGGAGCTGTCCATCTACGAGACCTTCATCGAGGCAGGCGTCCAGCACTACACCGGCGCGGACAGCTTCGCACTGAACGGCGCATTCGTGGGCTACGGCGTCGATTACGTCCAGCTGGGCGAGGCCACGGCCGATATGGTGGTGGAGCTGCTCTGCGACGGCAAGACCCCCGCAGACCTGCCCTTCCAGACCTTCGACAACGGCATCGCTACCATCAACACCGAGACCTGTGAGGCTCTGGGCCTCGATCTCGACACCGTGAAAAAGGCCTTCGCGCCCTACTGCACCGAGGTCGTGGAAGTGACCACGGCGGAGAACTTTGGCTGA